A region of Armigeres subalbatus isolate Guangzhou_Male unplaced genomic scaffold, GZ_Asu_2 Contig716, whole genome shotgun sequence DNA encodes the following proteins:
- the LOC134204573 gene encoding uncharacterized protein LOC134204573 — protein MRTKTNEFFLAAASSDYDIIVITETWLRSDVQNTELADNYNIYRCDRSSSTSSLQRGGGTLIAVKCTLTNLSVHLSESETLEQVVVKVKLAHKSVYICGIYLRPNSDPDKFVAHSDCVNQIVNIATPCDTVIVVGDYNLSRLEWLYDDEVEGYLPTNASSEQELTLTETLIASGLKQICNVSNSNGRLLDLAFVSDCHEAELIGAPYSILSPDRHHNPFVLRLDFRNPVHHLQCAVEGMDFDFDFSRCDYEAVKNELNSLDWFQILSGEDINTSITSFYNAVFDTISRHVPLRRSLPRKTYKQLWWNAELQHRRNILRKTRRRFFRNRTATNRALLQTVESEYENFVSSTFREYVHRVQNEAKSNPSAFWRFVKTRKNRMRCCPL, from the coding sequence ATGCGCACGAAAACCAACGAATTCTTCCTTGCCGCTGCATCCAGCGATTATGACATTATAGTTATTACTGAAACTTGGCTCAGAAGTGATGTGCAAAACACCGAACTTGCTGATAATTACAACATCTATCGATGCGATCGCAGTAGTTCGACTAGTAGTCTCCAACGTGGTGGAGGAACTCTTATTGCAGTTAAATGCACTTTGACAAATTTGTCGGTTCATCTATCGGAGAGTGAAACACTTGAACAGGTTGTTGTGAAGGTTAAGCTGGCCCATAAATCCGTTTACATCTGTGGCATTTACTTGAGGCCGAACAGTGATCCCGATAAATTTGTTGCGCATTCCGACTGTGTAAATCAAATCGTCAACATAGCCACCCCCTGTGACACCGTAATCGTAGTTGGGGATTACAACCTTTCTCGGCTCGAATGGTTATATGATGACGAAGTGGAAGGATACTTGCCAACTAACGCTTCTTCAGAGCAGGAGTTAACTCTAACTGAAACTCTGATAGCTAGTGGTTTGAAGCAAATCTGCAATGTATCAAATTCAAACGGACGACTTCTTGACTTGGCATTTGTAAGCGACTGTCACGAAGCTGAGCTTATTGGAGcaccatattcaattttaagcCCTGACCGCCACCACAACCCGTTCGTTCTACGTCTGGACTTTCGTAACCCAGTTCATCATCTCCAATGTGCAGTGGAAGGAATGGACTTCGATTTTGACTTCTCTCGCTGTGACTACGAGGCTGTGAAGAACGAACTTAATTCACTTGATTGGTTCCAGATACTCAGTGGAGAAGATATTAACACCTCGATTACATCATTCTACAACGCGGTCTTCGACACGATAAGCAGGCATGTTCCTCTTCGTAGATCTTTACCTCGGAAGACGTACAAGCAACTCTGGTGGAACGCTGAACTACAGCATCGACGTAACATACTTCGTAAAACGCGTCGCAGGTTTTTCCGTAACCGGACTGCGACAAACAGAGCCCTTCTGCAAACCGTTGAATCGGAGTACGAAAATTTCGTGTCGTCTACCTTTCGTGAGTATGTTCACCGTGTACAAAATGAAGCTAAATCAAACCCGTCAGCTTTCTGGCGTTTCGTCAAAACCAGGAAAAATCGCATGCGATGTTGTCCACTGTGA